From Candidatus Deferrimicrobium sp.:
CTGCCGGATGTTGCGCAGTGTGGCGCGGCTTAAGGAGATGGCGTCGGCCACCCCTCGCAGCTCCCCTCCCATCAGCACCAGGTCCCCCGCCTCCACGGCGATGTCCGCGCCGGTCCCCATCGCGATGCCGACGTCCGCCTGCGCGAGCGCCGGGGCATCGTTGATCCCGTCCCCCGCCATCGCGACGACTTTCCCCTCCACCTGGAGCGCCCGGATCTCGTGCGCCTTCCGGTCCGGCAGGACCTCCGCGATCACCCGGGAGATTCCGACCTTATCCGCGACCGCCTTCGCGGTGCGCCGGTTGTCCCCCGTGAGCATCACGACGTCCAGCCCCATTCCGCGGAGTCGGAGGATCGCCTCCGGCGCGCCGGCCTTCACCTCGTCGGCCACCGAGAGGACGCCCGCCGCCTTGCCGTCCACCGCCACGCCGATCGCGATGCCGCCCGCATCGGCGATCTCCTGCACGTCGTGTCCGAGCGTCGCCGGGTCGATCCCCTCTCCTTTGAGCCAGGCGAGGTTTCCCACGCCGACCGCGTGTCCGGAGACAGAGGCCCGGATCCCCTGTCCCGGAACGGAGAGGAACGTATCCGGCGCGACGACGTCGATCCCCCGGCCCTTCGCACCGCGCAGGATCGCGTCGGCCAGCGGGTGCCCGGAGCCTCTTTCCGCGGAGGCCGCGAGACGGAGAAGCTCACGCGCCCCCTCGTTCCCCCGGAACGCGCCTTCCGGGGCAAGCCGCACCTCCCCCAGCTCCGGCTTCCCCTTCGTCACGGTGCCGGTCTTGTCGAGGACGATCGTGTCCACCTTCTGCGCGGTCTCCAGCGCGGCCCCGTCCCGAACGAGGATCCCGAGCTCCGCTCCCTTCCCGGTGGCGACCATGATCGAGGTGGGAGTGGCGAGCCCCATCGCGCACGGGCAGGCGATGATCAGGACGGAGATCATGTTGACCATCGCGTATGTTCCTCGCGGCTCGGGTCCGAGGAAAAACCACGCGAGGAACGTGAGGGCCGCCGCCGCCAACACCGCGGGGACGAAGTACGATGCGATCACGTCCGCAAGACGACCGATCGGCGGCTTGCTCCCCTGCGCTTCGCGCACGATCGCGACGATCCGGGAGAGAACGGTGTCCTTCCCCACGCGGGTCGCCGTGAAGAGGAGCCGCCCGTCGAGGCTCATCGTCCCGCCCGTCACCGTGCTGCCCGGCACCTTCTCGACCGGGATCGGCTCGCCGGTGAGCATCGACTCGTCGACCGCGGAGCGGCCCTCCGCGACCCTCCCGTCGACCGGCACCTTCTCCCCCGGCCGGACCACGACGCACTCCCCCACGGCGACCGACTCGAGGGGGACGTCCACCTCGGCGCCGTCGCGCACGACCCGGGCGGTCTTCGGAACCAGTCCGATCAGTTTTTTCACCGCCTCGGACGTCTTCCCCCGCGCCCGGGATTCGAAGTAGCGGCCCAGCAGGACGAGGACGATGATCGCCGCGGACGTCTCGAAGTACAGGTGGACGACGAGCCCCTCGGCGGTGACC
This genomic window contains:
- a CDS encoding heavy metal translocating P-type ATPase, translating into MGDPHSTIRQEARGGEDLARVTLPVAGMTCASCVGRVERALRKVPGVVAASVNLAAQTASVQHLPRVVSLGDLRIAVEEAGYSVPEVSPGEDPVARQERVQREEERALLSRLRVGVALGVPLLLLSHWEMFAGHGSLPFSPFTAALLQFLLATPIQFYVGARFYRSAWVVARHGSTDMNTLVALGTSVAYLYSGVAAFFPTLVTAEGLVVHLYFETSAAIIVLVLLGRYFESRARGKTSEAVKKLIGLVPKTARVVRDGAEVDVPLESVAVGECVVVRPGEKVPVDGRVAEGRSAVDESMLTGEPIPVEKVPGSTVTGGTMSLDGRLLFTATRVGKDTVLSRIVAIVREAQGSKPPIGRLADVIASYFVPAVLAAAALTFLAWFFLGPEPRGTYAMVNMISVLIIACPCAMGLATPTSIMVATGKGAELGILVRDGAALETAQKVDTIVLDKTGTVTKGKPELGEVRLAPEGAFRGNEGARELLRLAASAERGSGHPLADAILRGAKGRGIDVVAPDTFLSVPGQGIRASVSGHAVGVGNLAWLKGEGIDPATLGHDVQEIADAGGIAIGVAVDGKAAGVLSVADEVKAGAPEAILRLRGMGLDVVMLTGDNRRTAKAVADKVGISRVIAEVLPDRKAHEIRALQVEGKVVAMAGDGINDAPALAQADVGIAMGTGADIAVEAGDLVLMGGELRGVADAISLSRATLRNIRQNLFWAFAYNVVLIPVAAGVLYPSFRLLLSPVYAAAAMGLSSVTVVTNALRLRRFH